The following are from one region of the Limibacillus halophilus genome:
- a CDS encoding alpha/beta fold hydrolase: protein MLDLPNTSVIEGNAVRWGQLGNGPPLVAIHGTPFSSQVWRRVVPHLVDLYTVYFFDLVGYGQSEMRDDQDVSLAVQNRVLAAMFNEWNLDRPHVLAHDFGGATALRAYYLNGLRYAALTIFDAVALAPWGSPFVQHVRDHEAAFSGMPEYMHQALLRAYLQTAAFNPLSEEAVEIYSAPWLGPVGQAAFYRQIAQMDQSYTDEVQGLYDAMDCPVSVLWGEKDEWIPSETGQQLATLISNRPCTLIPDSGHLVQEDRPEAIVAAILKHSTIT from the coding sequence ATGTTGGACCTACCAAATACTTCGGTCATTGAAGGCAATGCCGTTAGATGGGGACAGCTGGGAAATGGCCCACCCTTGGTCGCCATCCACGGCACGCCCTTCTCCTCACAGGTCTGGCGCAGGGTCGTGCCGCACCTTGTCGATCTGTATACGGTTTACTTTTTTGACCTCGTTGGTTACGGGCAGTCTGAAATGCGAGACGATCAAGATGTATCGCTCGCCGTTCAAAACCGAGTGCTTGCCGCAATGTTCAATGAGTGGAATCTGGATCGACCACATGTGCTTGCTCATGATTTTGGCGGCGCGACGGCTCTGCGTGCCTATTATCTCAATGGTTTGCGCTACGCGGCTTTGACAATCTTCGACGCTGTTGCATTGGCCCCATGGGGATCACCCTTCGTTCAACATGTGCGTGATCACGAGGCGGCCTTTTCAGGCATGCCGGAATACATGCACCAGGCATTGTTGAGGGCGTACTTGCAAACCGCAGCATTCAATCCCTTGTCGGAAGAGGCGGTCGAGATCTACAGCGCGCCGTGGTTGGGGCCGGTTGGCCAGGCCGCCTTTTATCGGCAAATCGCACAAATGGACCAGAGTTACACCGACGAGGTTCAGGGCCTATATGACGCCATGGACTGTCCGGTGTCTGTTCTGTGGGGTGAAAAAGACGAATGGATTCCATCTGAGACAGGGCAGCAACTAGCAACGCTGATTTCCAATCGTCCCTGCACCCTGATTCCGGATTCCGGGCACCTTGTGCAAGAAGACCGTCCAGAAGCAATTGTCGCGGCCATTCTCAAGCATTCCACCATCACATGA
- a CDS encoding TRAP transporter substrate-binding protein: MKKSQLGRRTFIASSAGLVGAGAAATFASPAISQNRRKWRMVTTWPKNLPGLGTGAQHFADQVTRATGGRLTIELFASGEIVPAFESIDAVGAGNIEMGHGAPYYWKGKAPATQLVSNFPMGLTAQEYNAWYHFGGGRDLCDELYRSALGCKFLPCGNTGIQHPGWSRKEVNSLDDIKGLKMRMPGLGGEVMSRLGATVVNLPGSEVPGALASGAIDWAEWNNPYGEASMGFYRYAKYYYTPGWHEPGTVLELFVNAEKWDSLEDELKAIVENCAYATNQVMLAEFQARSGPVLDSFVNDHGTIVKELSDDIMREIGKVSGEAMQDLANSDPMAMKIFKSMIEFRGHQIRYTNVAEGSFIKARALEYPFPS, encoded by the coding sequence ATGAAGAAGTCACAATTAGGGCGCAGGACGTTTATAGCCTCATCGGCCGGGTTGGTAGGGGCAGGGGCGGCCGCAACTTTTGCTTCACCGGCAATCAGCCAGAATCGCCGGAAGTGGCGCATGGTTACCACTTGGCCGAAGAACCTCCCGGGGCTGGGAACCGGAGCCCAGCATTTCGCCGATCAGGTTACGCGTGCAACCGGTGGTCGGTTGACGATTGAATTGTTTGCATCTGGCGAAATCGTTCCGGCTTTCGAATCGATCGATGCCGTGGGAGCGGGCAACATTGAAATGGGACATGGCGCTCCCTACTACTGGAAGGGCAAAGCGCCCGCCACGCAGCTCGTTAGCAACTTTCCGATGGGCTTGACCGCTCAGGAATACAATGCCTGGTACCATTTCGGTGGTGGCCGCGACCTTTGCGATGAGCTTTATCGTTCGGCTCTAGGCTGCAAATTCCTGCCCTGTGGAAACACTGGCATCCAGCATCCTGGTTGGAGCCGCAAGGAAGTTAACAGCCTGGACGACATCAAAGGCCTGAAGATGCGCATGCCAGGTTTGGGTGGCGAAGTCATGTCTCGTCTCGGCGCGACAGTGGTCAATCTTCCTGGAAGTGAGGTGCCTGGCGCTCTGGCCTCTGGGGCAATTGATTGGGCGGAATGGAACAATCCCTATGGCGAGGCATCGATGGGGTTCTACCGCTACGCCAAGTACTATTACACCCCCGGCTGGCATGAGCCTGGTACGGTGCTGGAACTCTTCGTCAATGCTGAAAAGTGGGACAGTTTGGAAGATGAACTGAAGGCCATCGTCGAAAACTGCGCCTATGCCACAAATCAGGTTATGCTCGCTGAGTTTCAAGCACGGTCTGGACCGGTCCTTGATAGTTTTGTCAATGACCATGGCACGATTGTGAAGGAACTATCCGATGATATCATGAGGGAGATCGGCAAGGTTTCGGGTGAGGCGATGCAGGACCTGGCGAACAGTGATCCGATGGCCATGAAAATATTCAAGAGCATGATAGAATTCCGGGGGCATCAAATCCGCTATACGAACGTCGCCGAAGGCTCCTTCATCAAAGCTCGGGCCTTGGAGTACCCCTTTCCCAGCTAA
- a CDS encoding type I restriction enzyme endonuclease domain-containing protein: MNSLKTNASVDWQYCDPAHALMHVLMKRILRKIGYPPGLQNAAVQTVLQQADGPFIDPTEKENARQPMPRPARKPSRPRR; the protein is encoded by the coding sequence CTGAATAGCCTCAAGACAAATGCCTCCGTTGATTGGCAATACTGCGATCCCGCTCACGCCCTCATGCACGTTCTGATGAAACGCATCTTACGAAAAATTGGCTACCCACCTGGTCTTCAGAACGCGGCCGTGCAAACTGTTCTCCAACAAGCAGACGGGCCGTTCATCGACCCTACGGAAAAAGAAAACGCGCGGCAGCCAATGCCAAGACCAGCAAGAAAACCGTCTCGGCCACGACGATAA
- a CDS encoding site-specific integrase, whose translation MSLATNLVRRGSVYYVRVTVPADLQEIFGKREIARSLHTKDPMEARKRSFSVLDEIYQNFEAARQRRCPSDEAIKKAVWSFFKRELVIDEIERQQNRGSESLLERNKLFRDPEMAALRKHLAEGETALVEWAADEIIKRNKFLISKESRGYEQLCHLIAKAKIEALRLAKERDQGIFEGSPNPEMVAQPSKEETGQSAPPGRSLANLFELYAREKAETIKADTLDQNRKAVALFFEFVGRSSGADTLTRKNVAAWKDALNAWPRKAAEITELKGLDFRATIEVNRALGRPTISQRTINKYLTALSGFCRWLRYRGDINDNPVEGNLTSLRRDRQEIAPYSSEQLKTIFNSPLFTGCLSDAKEHESGNHLVLDHRFWLPLLSLFSGARLGELCQLLVEDVREESGTWIIHITTDGDEAKRLKTKNAYRVVPLHSELIRLGFLRHVSTQNKRSARRLFPEIKPDARGFLSGFPSRWYGRYTKRIGVKEDKSLNFHSYRHSFIDALRRAGYFKEAYQPLIGHAGATVTDRYGRLPDGTLAKRLEMVEAVSYPDLDLSHLYDSENV comes from the coding sequence ATGTCACTAGCCACAAATTTAGTACGACGTGGGTCGGTCTACTATGTCCGGGTCACGGTGCCGGCAGACCTTCAGGAAATATTTGGGAAAAGGGAGATCGCACGATCTCTGCACACCAAGGACCCCATGGAGGCTCGCAAACGTTCGTTCTCGGTGTTGGATGAAATCTATCAGAATTTTGAAGCGGCGCGACAGCGTCGCTGCCCAAGCGATGAGGCCATAAAAAAGGCGGTCTGGTCTTTCTTTAAAAGGGAACTGGTGATCGACGAGATTGAACGACAGCAAAACCGGGGAAGCGAGAGTCTGCTCGAGAGAAACAAATTGTTTCGAGACCCGGAAATGGCAGCTTTGAGAAAGCACCTTGCAGAAGGAGAGACGGCATTAGTCGAATGGGCGGCGGACGAAATTATCAAAAGGAATAAGTTTCTAATCTCGAAAGAAAGTCGAGGCTATGAGCAGCTCTGCCATCTGATTGCAAAAGCGAAAATTGAAGCACTTCGGTTAGCGAAAGAGCGAGATCAAGGTATTTTCGAAGGGTCGCCGAACCCTGAGATGGTTGCGCAGCCATCAAAGGAAGAAACAGGCCAATCAGCGCCTCCGGGCCGATCGCTTGCAAACCTGTTTGAGCTTTATGCACGAGAGAAGGCTGAAACGATCAAGGCCGACACTCTCGATCAAAACCGCAAAGCCGTTGCCCTATTTTTTGAATTCGTCGGCAGGAGCTCCGGAGCAGACACTCTAACGCGCAAGAACGTAGCCGCCTGGAAAGACGCTTTGAACGCCTGGCCAAGAAAGGCAGCAGAAATCACTGAACTGAAGGGTCTCGACTTTCGAGCAACGATCGAGGTCAATCGTGCCCTCGGGCGGCCGACGATCTCACAGAGGACGATCAACAAGTATCTCACGGCCTTGAGTGGTTTTTGCCGGTGGCTTCGGTATAGGGGTGACATCAACGATAACCCTGTAGAGGGAAACCTCACTTCACTCAGAAGAGATCGGCAGGAAATTGCGCCCTATTCATCCGAGCAACTGAAAACCATCTTCAATTCCCCTCTTTTCACCGGTTGTCTTTCGGATGCCAAAGAGCATGAAAGTGGCAACCATCTAGTGCTTGATCACCGCTTCTGGCTCCCGTTGCTATCACTCTTTTCCGGTGCTCGTCTGGGCGAACTTTGCCAACTGCTCGTGGAGGATGTCCGGGAAGAAAGCGGAACCTGGATCATTCATATCACCACCGATGGAGACGAAGCGAAGCGGCTCAAGACGAAGAACGCCTATCGGGTCGTACCTCTCCATTCCGAACTTATCCGTTTAGGGTTCTTGCGGCATGTCTCCACTCAAAATAAGCGAAGCGCGAGGCGGCTCTTCCCGGAGATTAAACCCGATGCCCGCGGCTTCCTCTCAGGCTTCCCCAGTCGATGGTATGGCCGTTATACGAAGCGAATAGGCGTAAAGGAGGACAAATCTCTCAATTTTCACTCCTACCGTCATTCGTTCATCGATGCACTTCGGAGAGCAGGCTACTTCAAGGAGGCCTACCAACCGCTGATCGGCCATGCCGGAGCAACCGTAACCGACCGCTATGGACGCCTGCCCGACGGTACTCTTGCTAAACGCCTCGAGATGGTAGAAGCCGTCTCCTATCCTGATCTTGACCTTTCACACCTTTATGATTCCGAAAATGTATAG
- a CDS encoding enoyl-CoA hydratase/isomerase family protein produces MQKSHAHQDRTAVGISHEGSVTHLMLNRPEKLNAVNAEMVEQLIRGLDEAVQRESRLVVFSGSGRAFSAGFDLSGLEEQTDADLLYRFVRIEMLLQKIYTAPMNTMAIGHGRCFGAGADIFCSCARRVAAAGTTFKMPGLQFGIVLGTRRFAQLVGRDVARELLRTSRVFTAEEGLGLGVVQQITESEDWSSLIETIAKESSFLTLAAASSLLRNTRDRSADLDQDLSELTRSAAAPGLADRIQAYVSKSASQ; encoded by the coding sequence ATGCAAAAATCTCACGCTCATCAGGACCGAACCGCCGTAGGCATCTCGCACGAGGGCTCTGTCACGCATTTGATGCTGAATAGGCCGGAGAAACTCAATGCCGTCAATGCGGAGATGGTTGAACAATTGATTCGCGGCCTCGATGAAGCGGTGCAGCGAGAATCGCGCCTCGTCGTCTTCTCGGGTAGCGGCAGAGCCTTTTCGGCTGGGTTTGATTTGTCCGGCCTTGAAGAGCAAACGGACGCAGACCTGCTTTATCGTTTTGTCCGAATAGAAATGCTTCTCCAGAAGATATATACGGCGCCGATGAACACGATGGCGATTGGGCATGGCCGTTGCTTTGGTGCAGGGGCCGACATATTTTGCTCCTGCGCCCGTAGAGTTGCGGCCGCGGGTACTACGTTCAAGATGCCTGGTCTGCAATTTGGCATCGTGCTGGGAACGCGTCGGTTCGCCCAATTGGTTGGAAGGGATGTGGCACGCGAGTTGTTGAGAACCTCTCGCGTCTTCACGGCCGAAGAGGGCTTGGGCTTGGGTGTGGTGCAGCAGATCACTGAAAGTGAAGACTGGTCATCGTTGATTGAAACCATCGCCAAGGAAAGCAGCTTCCTGACTTTGGCGGCTGCGAGTAGCTTGCTGCGGAACACGCGCGACAGGTCTGCGGACTTAGACCAAGATTTGTCGGAGCTTACTCGCTCGGCAGCAGCACCGGGGCTGGCCGATCGCATACAGGCTTACGTTTCCAAAAGCGCCAGTCAGTAA
- a CDS encoding CaiB/BaiF CoA transferase family protein: MTTGQKSQASGPIGPLAGIRVLELGQIAAGPFTGSLMADLGADVVKVERPDGGDGMRNWPPLSKPSEGEAYSENFASLNRNKRSIALDLKDPGDRQALKTLVSSADVLLENYRPGVLDRLELGYEALSAINPRIIYCSISGYGQQGPNASKGAFDVTVQAMAGIMSVTGEDGAPPVKCGVPVGDFCAGLYAAFSIVSVMREVERTGIGKRIDCSMVGSLLGVSALQSSEFFGSGEVPKRLGSAHPRNAPYQAFKAADDYFVIAAGNDRLWKEVCDAVGLPNIAVDPRFLTQADRARNQVELVKLLAPEFLKKSASAWLVEMDSRNVPCAPINNFEQILNDPQIKYMGLVCPLRLPNGVETQTVKYPVGISGYDLGVYRNPPELGEHNAEVLSEWTKTDPSKE, encoded by the coding sequence ATGACAACAGGACAAAAAAGCCAAGCGAGCGGCCCGATTGGGCCGCTCGCGGGTATTCGTGTACTTGAGCTTGGCCAGATCGCTGCTGGGCCGTTCACAGGATCATTGATGGCCGATTTAGGTGCTGATGTGGTCAAGGTCGAGCGCCCCGACGGTGGTGACGGTATGCGAAACTGGCCGCCATTAAGCAAACCGTCAGAGGGTGAAGCTTACAGTGAAAATTTTGCGTCTTTGAACCGCAACAAGCGGAGCATAGCACTCGACCTTAAGGACCCAGGGGATCGGCAGGCGTTGAAGACACTGGTTTCATCCGCCGATGTGCTGCTGGAGAATTATCGCCCGGGAGTCCTCGACCGTCTTGAGTTAGGATACGAAGCGCTTTCTGCAATCAATCCGAGAATTATTTACTGCTCGATATCCGGATACGGACAGCAAGGGCCGAATGCCAGTAAGGGTGCCTTCGATGTCACAGTTCAGGCAATGGCCGGGATCATGAGCGTGACGGGGGAAGACGGAGCGCCGCCGGTAAAGTGCGGCGTACCGGTCGGGGATTTTTGTGCCGGACTCTATGCCGCTTTCTCCATTGTTTCCGTTATGCGAGAGGTAGAGCGAACGGGGATAGGCAAGCGAATCGACTGTTCCATGGTCGGAAGCCTGCTCGGCGTCTCGGCCTTGCAGAGCAGCGAGTTTTTCGGAAGCGGAGAAGTGCCGAAACGTCTTGGCTCCGCACATCCCAGGAACGCGCCCTATCAGGCCTTCAAGGCAGCCGACGACTACTTTGTGATTGCCGCGGGTAACGACCGTCTTTGGAAAGAGGTTTGTGATGCGGTGGGCCTACCCAACATAGCTGTAGACCCTCGTTTCTTGACGCAAGCGGATCGGGCAAGGAATCAGGTGGAACTTGTTAAACTGCTGGCGCCGGAATTCCTTAAAAAGAGCGCCTCTGCCTGGCTCGTTGAAATGGACAGTCGCAACGTACCCTGTGCGCCAATCAATAATTTTGAGCAGATACTGAACGATCCGCAGATAAAGTACATGGGATTAGTCTGTCCGCTTCGGCTGCCAAATGGCGTCGAGACTCAGACTGTCAAGTATCCGGTTGGAATTTCCGGATATGATCTCGGCGTTTATCGGAACCCACCCGAACTGGGCGAACATAACGCAGAGGTGTTATCTGAATGGACAAAGACCGATCCCAGCAAGGAATGA
- a CDS encoding YeiH family protein has product MSASMTDRAIVSVKENFGGTALAAVIAGAATFLAEHYAAPVMLFALLIGMAFNFLATESKCAPGIAFSSKSLLRLAVALLGFRLSLGDIQLLGVWPIVAVFLLVILTLGAGVALSRMVGRKSAFGFLAGGSVAICGASAALAIASVLPQKEGRDRDVLFVVIAVTALSTVAMICYPILFKCLDFSDLETGFLIGATIHDVAQVVGAGYSVSEEAGVVATFVKMVRVALLPIVMLIVMIGFRHSGTARLGLPWFLVCFVAAAILVNLGVIPDAVVAVIKSLSAWLLAIAISAIGIKTNLGEIAKVDGKFVFIVVAETVFLLVLALAAARFLFP; this is encoded by the coding sequence ATGTCCGCATCCATGACCGACCGTGCCATCGTCTCCGTGAAAGAGAATTTTGGCGGCACCGCGCTTGCAGCAGTCATCGCGGGCGCTGCGACCTTTCTTGCCGAGCATTATGCCGCGCCTGTCATGTTGTTTGCGTTGTTGATCGGTATGGCGTTCAATTTCCTGGCGACCGAAAGTAAGTGCGCTCCTGGGATTGCTTTCTCATCAAAGAGTCTGCTTCGGCTTGCCGTTGCGTTGCTTGGATTCCGCTTAAGTTTGGGCGATATCCAGCTCTTGGGGGTATGGCCGATTGTCGCTGTGTTCCTTCTCGTCATTCTTACGCTTGGCGCTGGTGTCGCACTGTCTCGCATGGTCGGTAGAAAATCGGCCTTTGGCTTCCTGGCTGGAGGCTCGGTGGCGATTTGCGGAGCCTCTGCCGCCTTGGCTATAGCGTCGGTGTTGCCTCAAAAGGAGGGAAGGGACCGCGACGTTCTTTTCGTCGTTATCGCTGTTACTGCGTTATCGACCGTAGCCATGATCTGCTACCCAATTCTATTCAAGTGCCTAGATTTCTCCGACTTAGAAACGGGGTTTTTGATCGGGGCGACCATTCATGATGTCGCACAGGTCGTTGGCGCGGGTTATTCCGTCAGTGAAGAGGCTGGGGTCGTCGCGACATTCGTAAAAATGGTTCGTGTGGCGCTGTTACCAATCGTGATGTTGATCGTCATGATTGGCTTTCGCCACAGCGGCACGGCTCGCCTTGGTTTGCCCTGGTTTTTGGTGTGTTTTGTGGCGGCGGCAATTCTGGTTAATCTTGGGGTGATACCGGACGCGGTTGTAGCGGTTATCAAGTCACTGTCGGCTTGGCTGCTGGCGATAGCGATCTCTGCTATCGGTATCAAGACAAACTTAGGCGAGATTGCCAAGGTCGATGGTAAGTTCGTCTTTATCGTCGTGGCCGAGACGGTTTTCTTGCTGGTCTTGGCATTGGCTGCCGCGCGTTTTCTTTTTCCGTAG
- a CDS encoding LysR family transcriptional regulator, giving the protein MNFRQLETLYWATRLGSLIAASERLNATQSTVSMRIQELENEFGIELFDRSQRTARVTPKGREMARYAEEILALASSMRENLAAPSSLPGLMRIGVAEVVSATWLPNFVTNVRRQYPKISIEFDEALTQNLIDGLESGDLDIIFIAGRAPGRELTTMSLGFVDMNWAASPEISLPNRRLKARDLEKHPTITLTRESHHYEQIEKWFVTGGARFRRPFTCKSLNVCIQLASAGLGVTLVPAEFYPQAFVEKRLHILETSPEMPPVEFNAVYRDNHLQSAAVVLCQLAQKASSFRQLALRDKA; this is encoded by the coding sequence ATGAACTTCCGACAACTAGAGACGCTGTATTGGGCTACCCGCCTGGGCAGTCTTATTGCCGCTTCCGAAAGATTAAACGCGACGCAATCGACCGTCTCCATGCGTATCCAGGAACTTGAGAACGAGTTTGGAATTGAACTGTTCGACCGTTCCCAAAGAACGGCGCGCGTGACGCCCAAAGGGCGCGAAATGGCACGCTATGCGGAAGAAATTCTAGCTCTAGCATCGTCAATGCGAGAAAATTTAGCGGCCCCGAGCAGCCTACCAGGATTGATGCGTATCGGTGTCGCCGAGGTGGTTTCAGCCACATGGCTACCAAATTTTGTGACAAACGTGCGTCGTCAATATCCGAAGATCAGCATAGAGTTCGATGAAGCTCTCACCCAAAACCTGATTGACGGACTCGAGAGCGGTGACCTGGACATTATTTTTATTGCTGGCAGGGCTCCAGGCCGAGAATTGACGACTATGTCACTTGGATTTGTGGATATGAACTGGGCTGCCAGTCCCGAGATTTCTCTTCCAAACCGCCGGCTCAAGGCGCGTGACCTCGAAAAGCACCCGACTATCACTTTGACCCGCGAATCGCACCACTATGAGCAGATAGAAAAATGGTTTGTAACCGGCGGCGCCCGGTTTAGAAGACCATTCACCTGCAAGAGCTTAAACGTCTGCATCCAGCTCGCCAGCGCCGGGCTTGGCGTCACTTTGGTACCTGCCGAGTTTTATCCGCAAGCCTTCGTAGAAAAGCGCCTTCACATCCTAGAAACCTCACCCGAAATGCCCCCGGTAGAATTCAACGCCGTCTACCGAGATAACCATCTACAATCTGCAGCGGTTGTCCTCTGTCAGTTGGCGCAAAAAGCGAGCAGTTTTCGCCAACTCGCGCTACGCGACAAGGCTTGA
- a CDS encoding PDR/VanB family oxidoreductase, which produces MATESTDKRIKLRIARVICETDKIRRYVFESLDATPLPPFTAGANISVFLPNEVVRQYSLCGDPADRSRYEIAVLCEVDGRGGSKEIHRTFIEGGEVFISSPRNLFPLNQDANHNILLAGGIGVTPMIAMLQELESRQASYELHYCTRSIDTTAFLEFLTPRIQNGRVRIYHDGGDPARGLDIDAFLKSNDQDTHLYYCGPSGFMKAVKSASEHWPRKSVHFEYFAASSDENVLVATENSAFKVKIASTGEVFDIPSDSSIVDVLRDNGLPVDTQCEEGYCGSCMTRYLSGEPDHRDSVLDEEDRSQFMLICCSRAKSPCLVLDY; this is translated from the coding sequence ATGGCAACCGAAAGCACTGATAAGAGAATAAAGCTCCGAATTGCTCGGGTTATTTGTGAAACCGACAAGATTCGACGGTATGTATTCGAGAGCTTGGACGCTACGCCGCTACCCCCCTTCACCGCTGGGGCAAATATCAGCGTTTTCTTGCCTAACGAAGTCGTTCGTCAGTACTCGCTTTGCGGTGATCCTGCTGACAGGTCACGGTACGAGATCGCTGTCCTTTGTGAAGTTGATGGGCGCGGTGGGTCGAAGGAAATTCACCGCACCTTCATCGAGGGCGGCGAAGTATTCATATCTAGCCCCCGCAATCTGTTTCCTCTGAACCAGGACGCCAACCACAACATTCTGCTTGCTGGCGGTATCGGCGTAACCCCAATGATTGCAATGCTGCAGGAACTGGAGAGCCGACAAGCGTCGTATGAACTCCATTACTGCACTCGGTCCATTGATACGACGGCATTTTTAGAGTTCTTGACCCCAAGAATCCAAAACGGACGAGTGCGAATTTATCATGATGGTGGGGACCCAGCGCGCGGTCTGGATATTGACGCATTCCTGAAAAGCAACGACCAAGATACCCATCTCTACTACTGCGGTCCTAGCGGCTTCATGAAAGCCGTAAAATCAGCGTCCGAGCATTGGCCCAGGAAATCCGTTCATTTCGAATACTTCGCCGCATCAAGCGATGAGAATGTGTTGGTAGCGACGGAGAATAGCGCCTTCAAGGTTAAGATTGCTAGTACTGGAGAGGTCTTTGACATCCCTTCTGACAGCTCGATTGTGGACGTCCTCAGGGACAATGGGTTGCCGGTCGATACCCAATGTGAGGAAGGATACTGCGGGTCTTGCATGACGCGTTATCTGAGCGGTGAACCGGACCACCGAGATTCGGTGCTAGATGAAGAAGACCGCAGTCAGTTCATGCTGATCTGTTGTTCGCGTGCCAAATCACCATGCCTCGTTTTGGATTACTAA
- a CDS encoding ArsR/SmtB family transcription factor encodes MQIKAMASETRMKILQLLVKPQTHFGQQWSADPVEFGVCMTLIAEALEVAQPTASRHLEILRQAGFISVRKHQKWSYCKRNEDVIQDYLAWLGRALSAAG; translated from the coding sequence ATGCAGATAAAAGCAATGGCCAGCGAGACCCGCATGAAAATTTTGCAGCTCCTGGTCAAGCCGCAAACGCATTTCGGGCAGCAGTGGTCTGCTGATCCTGTTGAATTCGGGGTTTGTATGACACTGATAGCGGAAGCTTTGGAAGTAGCCCAACCAACCGCTAGTCGACACTTGGAGATACTTAGGCAGGCGGGTTTCATCTCCGTTCGTAAGCACCAAAAGTGGTCTTACTGCAAACGAAATGAAGACGTCATTCAAGACTACTTAGCTTGGTTGGGACGGGCATTGTCAGCGGCTGGTTGA
- a CDS encoding aromatic ring-hydroxylating dioxygenase subunit alpha, with protein MTTPPNSISPYQSVKNCWYVVGFSKEFEPEKLTEHKVAGKVMVIWRTKDGGIAALDNRCAHKRFPLSEGRLKEDGTLECAYHGLCYNDKGRCTLIPSQMDQEIPAQAKVNSFPVIEQDGLVWVWPGDPARKDDRKPPRTPELADPDFENIDSGPMRIPANYLLLIENLLDITHFYPLHDGNIGDFENSKIPIKYEEDEVDGNRYVKTIREVRNYNQPPYLQDWFVYDVVDRFHTHQMVSPAFTRVEMRNAPPGELGTDKERGYVLYHFHTPVDEKNHIWWWCVNCKADHKSAGDPTMSTAKRVASMFPDVVAQDHWALEKQQAMFDVPDEGYSELFLKPDKALRRARQIFTQMLREEMVPSEVRGAAE; from the coding sequence ATGACGACTCCACCGAATTCAATCAGCCCCTATCAATCGGTGAAGAACTGCTGGTATGTGGTCGGCTTTTCAAAGGAGTTTGAGCCTGAAAAGCTTACCGAGCATAAGGTTGCCGGTAAAGTGATGGTGATTTGGCGAACAAAGGATGGAGGAATCGCTGCGCTGGACAACCGTTGCGCACACAAAAGGTTTCCTTTGTCGGAGGGCCGCCTCAAAGAAGACGGCACCTTGGAATGTGCTTATCACGGTCTCTGCTACAACGATAAGGGACGCTGTACCTTGATCCCATCGCAGATGGATCAGGAAATCCCGGCGCAAGCCAAGGTCAATAGCTTTCCGGTCATCGAACAGGATGGCTTGGTTTGGGTTTGGCCGGGCGATCCTGCGCGAAAGGATGATCGGAAACCTCCCCGAACACCGGAGTTGGCTGATCCAGATTTCGAAAACATTGATTCCGGGCCAATGAGAATCCCGGCAAACTATCTTTTGCTGATCGAAAACCTACTCGATATCACGCATTTCTATCCGCTCCATGACGGCAACATCGGAGATTTCGAGAACAGCAAGATTCCCATCAAGTACGAAGAAGACGAGGTCGATGGGAACAGATATGTAAAAACCATCCGAGAGGTTAGAAACTACAACCAGCCGCCCTATCTGCAGGATTGGTTTGTTTACGATGTAGTCGATCGCTTCCACACCCATCAGATGGTTAGCCCAGCTTTCACGCGTGTTGAAATGCGCAATGCGCCGCCAGGTGAACTAGGCACCGATAAAGAACGGGGCTATGTGCTCTATCACTTCCATACACCCGTCGACGAAAAGAACCACATTTGGTGGTGGTGCGTGAATTGCAAGGCGGATCATAAGTCCGCTGGCGATCCGACGATGAGCACCGCTAAACGGGTTGCATCAATGTTCCCCGATGTCGTCGCACAAGACCATTGGGCCCTAGAGAAGCAGCAAGCGATGTTTGATGTTCCAGACGAGGGTTATTCCGAACTGTTCCTGAAGCCGGACAAAGCGCTACGTCGTGCCCGGCAGATTTTCACCCAGATGCTGCGTGAGGAAATGGTGCCAAGCGAGGTCCGTGGGGCAGCGGAATGA